A window of Tautonia plasticadhaerens contains these coding sequences:
- a CDS encoding serine/threonine-protein kinase: protein MSLASPNTDRNLLFGVLALQMGFVSRDDLIGAMVAWMADRGTPLGAILVDRAALQPADLSPIDLAVRRHLARHGEDAGRCLTDPDLGLIGPARDLAVRIGDEGLKESLARSGVESPEAPDATTAFGGDPPFPVARPPAPGGDGPGAGHAPAASRYQAIRPHKAGGLGEVFVAWDRELGRQVALKEIRADHADDDGLRARFLREAEINGNLEHPGIVPVHGMGTHPDGRPFYAMRFVDGETLQEAVDRFHRADLPLGPARALGLMGLLRRFVAVCEAIAYAHSKGVLHRDLKPSNVMLGPFGETLIIDWGLAKVVGRPDEPGGPREAAGPPPTERVGPVPMDSVQLPTAVGETLGSPPYMSPEQARGRHDELTRASDVYSLGATLYTVLTGKPPAVGRPKEVLARVVRGEIDPPIVVEPRVPRALDAICRRAMSLEPGDRYGSARDLARDLERWMAGEAVSAYRDPVPARLLRWGKRHQALVAASAALTLATLLGLAVGLVVVGRQRERADRARIVAEDARRHAREHLKVGLDLIDQLVTFGDRRLIAQQAPADRARFLQVAESFLRSFREREPDDPEVQRDSGMIARRLANLYRLTGSPDQAGPLYGESVAILSALADHPGARPLRDRDLLAEAIADSAESEILFGHPRRAVDLLDRALVLARENALRTETETETDPRYQRTLARVLSLRGAASLALGRPEEARDSCREAIGRLEPQADLALPTLLDRVSSGRYLPLFDQLFLVSARHDLASALRQLDEPEEADRQLRRAFGRMEEVSRALDGLEIPDVDHSFGWIAAARARSLSGRGEARDSEAMGLLDAAIPGLESLVARHRDFWQFQATLADALAARAGLRERVGRPVEARGDAEAARALMGPIAPRLGTAAEAWAPLADALELIARIELAPPSPAPDAARERLRQALDARRRALDARPGDPEARARLDEVADRLGGLDGVETAGTPPGG from the coding sequence GTGAGCCTCGCCTCCCCGAACACGGACCGGAACTTGCTGTTCGGCGTGCTCGCCCTGCAGATGGGGTTCGTCTCCAGGGACGATCTGATCGGGGCGATGGTCGCCTGGATGGCCGACCGGGGGACGCCCCTGGGGGCGATCCTCGTCGACCGGGCGGCCCTGCAGCCGGCGGACCTCTCGCCGATCGACCTGGCCGTCCGGCGCCACCTGGCCCGTCACGGGGAGGACGCCGGCCGATGCCTGACGGACCCGGACCTCGGGCTGATCGGCCCGGCCCGGGACCTCGCCGTCCGGATCGGCGACGAAGGGCTGAAGGAGAGCCTGGCCCGGTCGGGGGTCGAGTCCCCCGAGGCCCCCGACGCGACCACCGCCTTCGGCGGCGACCCGCCCTTCCCGGTCGCCCGCCCCCCGGCCCCCGGCGGCGACGGGCCGGGGGCGGGGCACGCCCCGGCGGCGTCGCGCTACCAGGCGATCCGGCCTCACAAGGCGGGGGGGCTGGGGGAGGTCTTCGTCGCCTGGGACCGGGAGCTCGGCCGCCAGGTGGCGCTCAAGGAGATCCGGGCCGACCACGCCGACGACGACGGCCTGCGGGCCCGGTTCCTCCGGGAGGCCGAGATCAACGGCAACCTCGAGCACCCGGGGATCGTGCCGGTGCACGGCATGGGGACGCACCCCGACGGGCGCCCGTTCTACGCCATGCGATTCGTCGACGGCGAGACGCTCCAGGAGGCCGTCGACCGCTTCCACCGGGCCGACCTGCCCCTCGGCCCGGCCCGGGCCCTGGGCCTGATGGGGCTGCTCCGCCGGTTCGTCGCCGTCTGCGAGGCGATCGCCTACGCCCACAGCAAGGGGGTCCTCCACCGGGACCTGAAGCCGAGCAACGTCATGCTCGGCCCCTTCGGCGAGACCCTGATCATCGACTGGGGCCTGGCCAAGGTCGTCGGCCGGCCGGATGAGCCGGGCGGGCCGCGCGAGGCGGCCGGGCCCCCCCCCACCGAGCGGGTCGGTCCGGTGCCGATGGACAGCGTCCAGCTGCCGACGGCCGTCGGCGAGACGCTCGGGTCGCCCCCCTACATGAGCCCCGAGCAGGCGAGGGGCCGGCACGACGAGCTGACCCGGGCGAGCGACGTCTACAGCCTCGGCGCCACGCTCTACACCGTGCTCACCGGCAAGCCGCCGGCCGTCGGTCGCCCCAAGGAGGTGCTCGCCCGGGTGGTCCGGGGGGAGATCGACCCGCCGATCGTCGTCGAGCCCCGAGTCCCCCGGGCCCTCGACGCGATCTGCCGGCGGGCGATGAGCCTGGAGCCGGGCGACCGCTACGGGTCGGCCCGGGACCTGGCCCGCGACCTGGAACGCTGGATGGCCGGCGAGGCGGTCTCGGCCTACCGGGACCCGGTCCCCGCCCGCCTGCTCCGCTGGGGGAAGCGGCACCAGGCCCTGGTGGCCGCGTCGGCCGCCCTGACGCTGGCCACGCTCCTCGGCCTGGCCGTGGGGCTGGTGGTCGTCGGCCGGCAGCGGGAGCGGGCCGATCGGGCCAGGATCGTCGCCGAGGACGCCCGTCGTCACGCGAGGGAGCACCTGAAGGTGGGCCTGGATCTGATCGACCAGCTCGTCACCTTCGGCGACCGCCGGCTCATCGCCCAGCAGGCCCCCGCCGACCGCGCCCGTTTCCTGCAGGTCGCCGAGTCGTTCCTCCGGAGCTTCCGCGAGCGGGAGCCCGACGACCCCGAAGTCCAGCGCGATTCGGGGATGATCGCCCGGCGCCTGGCCAACCTCTATCGCCTGACCGGCTCCCCCGACCAGGCCGGGCCGCTGTATGGGGAATCGGTCGCGATCCTCTCCGCCCTGGCCGACCACCCGGGGGCTCGACCGCTCCGAGACCGCGACCTGCTGGCCGAGGCGATCGCCGACTCCGCCGAGTCCGAGATCCTCTTCGGCCACCCCAGGCGGGCCGTGGACCTGCTCGATCGAGCCCTGGTGCTGGCCCGGGAGAATGCCCTCCGGACCGAAACCGAGACCGAGACCGACCCCCGCTACCAGCGGACCCTCGCCCGGGTCCTCTCACTCCGGGGGGCGGCCTCGCTGGCGCTGGGACGGCCCGAGGAAGCCCGGGACTCCTGCCGGGAGGCGATCGGTCGCCTGGAGCCCCAGGCCGACCTCGCCCTGCCGACGCTCCTCGATCGGGTCTCGTCGGGACGCTACCTCCCCCTGTTCGACCAGCTCTTCCTCGTCTCCGCCCGGCACGACCTGGCCTCGGCGCTGAGGCAGCTCGACGAGCCCGAGGAGGCCGACCGGCAGCTCCGGCGGGCGTTCGGCCGCATGGAGGAGGTCTCCCGGGCGCTCGACGGCCTGGAGATCCCCGACGTCGACCACTCCTTCGGCTGGATCGCCGCCGCCCGAGCCCGATCGCTCTCGGGCCGGGGAGAGGCGAGGGACTCCGAGGCGATGGGGCTGCTGGACGCGGCCATCCCCGGGCTCGAGTCGCTCGTGGCTCGCCATCGGGACTTCTGGCAGTTCCAGGCCACCTTGGCCGACGCCCTCGCCGCCCGGGCCGGGCTGCGGGAGCGCGTCGGACGCCCCGTCGAGGCCCGGGGGGACGCCGAGGCGGCCCGGGCGCTGATGGGTCCGATCGCCCCGAGGCTGGGGACGGCGGCCGAGGCGTGGGCCCCGCTGGCCGACGCGCTGGAGCTGATCGCCCGGATCGAGCTGGCCCCCCCCTCCCCCGCCCCCGACGCCGCCCGGGAGCGGCTCCGGCAGGCCCTCGACGCCCGGCGCCGGGCCCTCGACGCCCGGCCCGGAGACCCCGAGGCCCGGGCCCGGCTCGACGAGGTGGCCGACCGGCTGGGCGGGCTCGACGGCGTCGAGACCGCCGGGACGCCCCCGGGCGGCTGA